The sequence below is a genomic window from Marmota flaviventris isolate mMarFla1 chromosome 9, mMarFla1.hap1, whole genome shotgun sequence.
AGATGCGGTTGAGCAGGGGCCCGTATGTCCTCTGAGCAGCATCCTGCTGGGGGTCAGGGCGATGTCGATGGGACTGGCGGCGTGATGTGAGAGGTGGCCCCCCCTGCCCCTCTCCAGTCTTGGAAGGATTCTTGCTGTTCCCTGGGGCCTCAGGGCCCTGGACAGAAGTCTGCTCACCAGAGCTGCCCTTATGGGACCCTCGGAGTCCCCTCTCCTTCTTGCTCTTCCTCCTAGTCAAGGGGGCCCCCTCAGCACCACTGCCAGGGGCCACAACCCCCTCAGGGGACTTCTGGGGGTTCTGCTCTGTGGCCATGTAGGAAGGGATGGCAGGGCTCAGGAACACAGCGTCCCTGAGCACCCTTGGCTCTTGGGACCCATAAAGCTGCTTACGCACCCCCAGCCTTAGAGTTGATCGCCTGGGATGGGCCCTGAGGGGGATTAGGGTGAGTAGGCAGGCGGCCCAGGACCTcatccctgccctctgccctggggtgGCCAGGGTAATGCCAGGTTGGTCACCAGAACTGTCCTCAGCAGAGAGGGGCAGGACATGTGGCTGCCCCTAGTTTCCAACTCCAGTTCTGCCATGTTGCAGCTGGAAACCGGGTTGTTGAACACCCCTAGTCCCAGTTCTTCATCTGGAGATGGCGACTCGAGCAAGGGGGAGGTGGGAAAGGAGGTGATAAGTTGCCCCCAGGGGCCCCTACGAGGTGACATCCTGGCTGAAACAGAGAGCAAGTGTCACCAAAAAGAGgggccaggttagaggggccaaGGTGCAGTGTCAGTGGAGCTGTATCCTCTGGGGCTGACAGCCTGCGGGAGGGGCCCAGGCATGGTGCTGTCGTCTGGCCCTGTCAGGATGGGGGCCCTGGCTGGTCATTTGGCTActgggccagggttagggtttccCGGAGAGCCGTCCCATGAATGATTGATCTCCTCTCAGCTTGGGTTTCCTGCCTGCCCGCCTTCATGTCACAGAGTGCCACACAGCGGGCCCTGGCGTGGGGTGGTGGGTGGCTGGGCTGCTGGGCAGCAGGCACGCCCTGCTCCTTCCGGCCAGCTGCTGCCTGCATCTCACAGGTAAGCCAGGCACCGTGGCCAGGGCCCTGGGGGAGGGTGCCCAGGATTCTGGTCCAATAGGGGTCTGCAGAGGAAGAGCTCCAAAGTGTGGGGAAGCCAGGGGCTAAAGTGGTTGCAGCCGTGGGCCCCA
It includes:
- the LOC114099656 gene encoding calcium-binding protein 4, which gives rise to MRSWAACLLTLIPLRAHPRRSTLRLGVRKQLYGSQEPRVLRDAVFLSPAIPSYMATEQNPQKSPEGVVAPGSGAEGAPLTRRKSKKERGLRGSHKGSSGEQTSVQGPEAPGNSKNPSKTGEGQGGPPLTSRRQSHRHRPDPQQDAAQRTYGPLLNRIFGKDRELGPEEREELQAAFEEFDTDRDGYIGYRELGACMRTLGYMPTEMELIEVSQHVKMRMGGCVDFEEFVELIGPKLREETAHMLGVRELRIAFQEFDRDKDGRITVTELQQAAPPLLGESLEGSELDEMLRDMDLNGDGTIDFDEFVMMLSTH